Genomic window (Ailuropoda melanoleuca isolate Jingjing chromosome 7, ASM200744v2, whole genome shotgun sequence):
ATGTCTTTGTGTATTCAATTAGAGATTTATTGTCTGGAATCTGTTGAAACTCTCAGATCTATGACTAAAACTCAGAAGATATATTCTGAAAGTTAAACATTCCCTGAAAATGGACTGAAGGGCAAGAGAGCATTCTGGATAACTTCACTTGTCCAGCTATAATGATCAAAAGTCCTTTTTCCCATACGCTGAGAACCACAGAGGAGCCCTCCGTCACTGGGTGAAACGTTTCCGAGGCACCAGGTTCCTCACAGCAGCCTTCACATCCTTGTTCCTGAGgctgtagatgatggggttgagCATGGGGGTGACCACCCCATAGAAGAGGGGGATGAGCTTGTCTGAAAGGTCTTCTTTGTCTGCCCCCAGGGCATCCTTAGACTTGGGCTTCCCATACATGAAAAATAAGGTCCCATAGAAGATGACCACCACAGTGAGGTGAgcagagcaggtggagaaggcctttctcctcccctcagcTGAGGGGATCCTCAGGATGGTAGTAATGATGAACACATAAGAGACAGAGATGAACAGAACTGGGACCCCCAGGAAGATCACATTGGTCACCCCCATGCTGATGACATTGGTGGAGATGTCAGTACAGGCCAACTTCAGGATAGCCAGGATCTCACAGGTGAAGTGGTTGATGACATTGTCCCCACAGAAAGGCAGCTGAATTGTCAAGGATGTGTGTACCACAGAGGCAGTCCCACCAACAGCCCAGGAGCTGACAGCCATGGGCACGTAGGCAGCCTTGCTCATGACCACAGGGTACCTCAGGgggttacagatggccacatagcgatcaAACGCCATCATGCTCAGAAGCACACACTCTGTCCCTGCCATGGCAAAGGAGAGAAACATCTGTATGGCACAGGCTGAGAAGGAGATGGTTTTTCTGGGGGTCAGGAAGCTGTCAAGAATGAGGGGGACTGAGGAGGTTGTGTAGCAGATGTCCAGGAAGGAGAGGTTc
Coding sequences:
- the LOC100478909 gene encoding olfactory receptor 2S2, which encodes MEKANWSSPVAGFILLGLSAHPRLEKIFFVLILLMYLVILLGNGVLILVTVLDSRLHTPMYFFLGNLSFLDICYTTSSVPLILDSFLTPRKTISFSACAIQMFLSFAMAGTECVLLSMMAFDRYVAICNPLRYPVVMSKAAYVPMAVSSWAVGGTASVVHTSLTIQLPFCGDNVINHFTCEILAILKLACTDISTNVISMGVTNVIFLGVPVLFISVSYVFIITTILRIPSAEGRRKAFSTCSAHLTVVVIFYGTLFFMYGKPKSKDALGADKEDLSDKLIPLFYGVVTPMLNPIIYSLRNKDVKAAVRNLVPRKRFTQ